In the genome of Cellvibrio sp. KY-YJ-3, one region contains:
- a CDS encoding Tat pathway signal sequence domain protein has translation MAASLPLMAGTRLTAAQSSTSNPLLTKSNQLGWLDTAEPRARCGYTWGQPWPQGRLKTNDALHLVDQAGKYQPLQTWVMATWPDGSVKWTGHATAAGQALGQTFHIEKSELKGRAPKAKHSVTIGESGKKLLIDTGVIRCVVNTQGEVIIDEITRAKKTLLQNARFIGQRQNQAEADGEQPLQIEHFSAQIKQADIEQRGPLRAVVKLSGMHRTANGREWLPFSLRLYFHAGGDAVRISHSFIFDGDEQQDFIRALGLRFDVPQRDETYNRHVRFVGEGNGLWAESPQGITGLRRDPGKAVREAQINGVATPALNTWDKRVSERLQFIPVWNDYSLSQLNANGFSIKKRTKAGHAWIDVDQGKRAGGVAYVGGASGGVLFGMRDFWQLHPTQIDIRNAGTPTAQATMWIWSPDAPPMDLRFYHDGMGMDTYAKQIEGLEITYEDYEPGFGSPQGIARTTDMMLYALDATPSREQCIDLADSIRTPAQIIAAPQTYLDAGVFGGLWSLPDRSTPIKKIVEDRLDWSIDFYQKQIDQRHWYGFWNYGDVMHTYDTDRHVWRYDVGGFAWDNSELSPDLWLWYSFLRSGDARAFRIAEAMTRHTRDVDIYHLGRFAGLGTRHNVQHWGCSAKQLRISTAAYRRFHYFLTADERTGDVLWEVAEADKQLVNLLPTRKVNPEAAADKNTHIGIGTDWGSAAANWLTAWERTGDARYKTWLENAMRTIGGNDLGFFAKGYHFDINSKAMTVIPADPLESGRPKRVSHLNAVFGLIEICAELNQLIDVPEFKAAWLRYGRFYSAPAAQQAAEFGVSLTGNNLTNAHSRLTAYVAQQTGDTALAKRAWDEFFREANHVPEVKRVEGPLVLNPVDEAAWVSTNDSAQWGLAAIQNLALIGSSLAGSALKK, from the coding sequence ATGGCCGCCAGCCTGCCGTTAATGGCGGGTACCCGCCTGACAGCAGCGCAATCCAGTACCAGCAACCCGCTACTTACCAAATCCAATCAGCTGGGTTGGTTGGATACCGCCGAACCACGCGCACGCTGCGGTTATACCTGGGGGCAGCCCTGGCCGCAGGGTAGGCTCAAAACAAATGATGCACTGCATTTAGTGGATCAAGCTGGTAAATACCAGCCATTACAAACCTGGGTAATGGCGACCTGGCCAGACGGTTCAGTGAAATGGACGGGGCATGCCACAGCTGCCGGGCAAGCGCTGGGGCAAACTTTCCATATCGAAAAAAGTGAATTAAAAGGCCGCGCGCCTAAGGCAAAACACAGCGTAACAATTGGAGAATCCGGCAAAAAATTGTTGATTGATACCGGCGTGATTCGCTGTGTAGTGAATACCCAAGGCGAGGTGATTATTGATGAAATTACCCGCGCGAAAAAAACATTGCTGCAAAACGCGCGATTTATTGGCCAGCGACAAAATCAAGCGGAAGCGGACGGCGAGCAGCCGCTGCAAATAGAACATTTTTCCGCGCAGATAAAACAGGCCGACATAGAACAGCGCGGGCCCTTGCGCGCGGTGGTGAAATTATCGGGTATGCACCGCACGGCAAATGGTCGCGAGTGGCTGCCGTTTTCATTGCGTTTGTATTTTCATGCTGGTGGCGATGCGGTGCGCATTAGCCACAGCTTTATTTTTGACGGCGATGAACAACAGGATTTTATTCGCGCACTCGGTTTACGTTTTGATGTACCGCAGCGCGATGAAACCTATAACCGTCATGTGCGTTTTGTGGGTGAGGGCAATGGCCTCTGGGCGGAGTCGCCGCAAGGCATTACCGGTTTGCGGCGCGACCCCGGCAAGGCGGTGCGCGAGGCACAAATTAATGGCGTCGCTACTCCTGCACTGAATACCTGGGATAAACGCGTGAGCGAACGCCTGCAATTTATTCCGGTGTGGAATGATTATTCGCTCTCACAATTAAACGCCAATGGCTTCAGCATTAAAAAGCGCACCAAAGCGGGCCATGCCTGGATCGATGTGGATCAAGGCAAGCGTGCTGGCGGCGTTGCTTATGTGGGTGGCGCGAGTGGTGGTGTTCTGTTTGGCATGCGCGATTTTTGGCAATTGCATCCCACACAAATTGATATTCGCAATGCGGGCACACCAACAGCACAAGCGACAATGTGGATCTGGTCGCCCGATGCACCGCCGATGGATTTGCGCTTTTATCACGACGGCATGGGCATGGACACCTACGCCAAACAAATCGAAGGTTTGGAAATCACCTACGAGGACTACGAGCCAGGTTTTGGATCGCCTCAAGGTATTGCGCGCACAACGGACATGATGCTTTACGCATTGGATGCAACTCCATCGCGCGAACAATGTATCGATCTGGCCGATTCCATTCGCACTCCCGCACAAATTATTGCTGCGCCGCAAACCTATTTGGACGCCGGTGTATTTGGTGGTCTGTGGAGCCTGCCGGATCGTTCAACACCGATTAAAAAAATAGTGGAAGACCGGCTGGACTGGTCGATTGATTTTTATCAAAAACAAATCGACCAACGCCATTGGTATGGCTTTTGGAATTATGGCGATGTGATGCACACCTACGATACTGATCGTCATGTATGGCGCTACGACGTGGGTGGTTTTGCCTGGGATAACTCCGAACTCTCGCCGGATTTATGGCTCTGGTATTCGTTCCTGCGCAGTGGTGATGCCCGCGCATTTCGTATCGCCGAAGCCATGACTCGCCACACCCGCGATGTGGATATTTATCACCTTGGTCGCTTTGCCGGTTTGGGTACCCGCCACAATGTGCAGCATTGGGGTTGCAGTGCCAAACAATTGCGCATTAGCACTGCCGCCTATCGCCGCTTCCATTATTTTTTAACCGCCGATGAACGCACCGGCGATGTGCTCTGGGAAGTAGCAGAAGCGGATAAACAGCTGGTGAATTTATTGCCCACACGCAAAGTAAACCCGGAGGCGGCGGCCGATAAAAATACCCATATTGGAATTGGTACGGATTGGGGTTCAGCGGCAGCCAATTGGTTAACTGCCTGGGAGCGCACCGGTGATGCACGCTATAAAACCTGGCTGGAAAATGCGATGCGCACAATTGGCGGTAACGACTTGGGCTTTTTTGCCAAGGGTTACCACTTTGATATAAATAGTAAAGCCATGACCGTTATTCCCGCTGATCCATTAGAATCTGGCCGCCCAAAACGCGTGTCGCACCTCAATGCGGTGTTTGGTTTGATTGAAATCTGTGCCGAGTTAAATCAATTAATTGATGTACCTGAATTCAAAGCGGCGTGGTTACGCTACGGGCGTTTTTATAGTGCACCGGCTGCGCAGCAAGCGGCTGAATTCGGGGTGAGTTTAACGGGCAACAATCTTACCAATGCGCATTCGCGACTCACTGCCTATGTGGCGCAGCAAACTGGTGATACTGCACTTGCAAAACGGGCGTGGGATGAATTTTTCCGCGAGGCGAATCATGTGCCTGAGGTTAAGCGGGTTGAGGGGCCGCTGGTATTAAACCCGGTTGATGAAGCCGCGTGGGTTTCCACTAACGACAGCGCGCAATGGGGTTTGGCGGCAATCCAGAATTTGGCGTTGATTGGTAGCTCGCTGGCGGGTAGTGCGCTGAAAAAATAA
- the lldD gene encoding FMN-dependent L-lactate dehydrogenase LldD: MNPLIAANVEDYRLLAKRRLPKFLFEYIDGGSFSETTLRNNCADLQTIGLRQRVLRDISTINTETELFGQNLKLPIILGPVGIAGLNARRGEVLAAQAAQEKGVPFCLSTVSACSIEEVRSQTQDPLWFQLYMIKDRGFLNAMLDRAVEAGTKTLMFTVDMPVPSSRYRDIRSGLSGGSMFRRQSARMLQSMMSPRWAWDVGICGRPHSLGNVAHVLGKGAGIDEFWSWMSKNFDASVTWKTLEQIRDKWKGDLIIKGILDPEDALEAKKLGADGLIVSNHGGRQLDGALSSIRALPPIADAVQGDIKILLDSGIRTGLDIVRAMALGADAVVIGRAWVYGLAAQKKQGVSNVLDILGNELRVAMALSGCASLKEITSDILVK, encoded by the coding sequence GTGAATCCTTTGATTGCTGCAAACGTTGAAGACTATCGCTTACTGGCTAAACGTCGCTTACCGAAATTCTTGTTTGAATATATTGATGGTGGTTCTTTTAGTGAAACCACCTTGCGCAACAACTGCGCCGATTTACAAACCATTGGTTTGCGTCAGCGGGTGCTGCGCGATATTTCCACTATCAACACTGAAACCGAATTATTCGGCCAGAATTTAAAACTGCCGATTATTCTCGGGCCGGTGGGTATTGCCGGGTTAAACGCGCGTCGCGGTGAAGTATTGGCGGCGCAGGCAGCGCAGGAAAAAGGTGTGCCCTTTTGTTTGTCAACTGTATCGGCTTGTTCGATTGAAGAGGTGCGTTCACAAACACAAGACCCACTCTGGTTCCAGTTATACATGATTAAAGATCGCGGCTTTTTAAATGCGATGTTGGATCGCGCCGTGGAGGCGGGCACTAAAACATTAATGTTCACTGTGGATATGCCGGTACCTTCATCGCGCTACCGCGATATTCGTTCTGGTTTGTCAGGCGGCAGTATGTTCCGCCGTCAAAGTGCGCGCATGTTGCAATCCATGATGAGTCCACGCTGGGCCTGGGACGTGGGTATTTGTGGTCGCCCGCATTCACTCGGCAACGTCGCCCACGTATTGGGCAAGGGCGCAGGCATCGATGAATTCTGGAGTTGGATGAGCAAAAATTTTGACGCGAGTGTGACCTGGAAAACCCTGGAGCAAATTCGCGATAAATGGAAAGGCGATTTAATTATTAAAGGTATTTTGGACCCGGAAGATGCGCTGGAAGCCAAAAAACTGGGCGCCGATGGTTTGATTGTTTCTAACCATGGCGGCCGTCAGTTGGATGGTGCACTCTCCTCCATTCGTGCACTGCCACCGATTGCGGATGCAGTCCAGGGCGATATCAAAATTTTGTTGGACAGCGGTATTCGCACGGGGCTGGATATAGTGCGCGCTATGGCACTCGGTGCTGACGCGGTGGTGATTGGTCGCGCCTGGGTTTATGGCTTGGCCGCGCAAAAGAAACAAGGCGTTAGTAATGTATTGGATATTTTAGGCAATGAATTGCGCGTGGCTATGGCGCTTTCTGGTTGCGCATCGCTCAAAGAAATTACGTCAGATATTTTGGTGAAATAA
- a CDS encoding glycoside hydrolase family 105 protein, producing the protein MVATVEGIARTELTRTIDKLIDNLVNIKDTSGEFLLRLDDGRVIDTKGWNDWEWTHGVGLYGLLKLWDITGDEKPLHIMQDWFKNRFEAGTPTKNVNTVSPFLTLAYLAERLGTRSYLPYLDVWAEWVMNEMPRTEEGGLQHIVFNSVNYQQIWDDTLMMCVLPLAKIGLLMNRPAYVEEAKRQFMLHTKYLADRKTGLWFHGWTFDGRHNFADALWARGNCWVTIAIPEFIELLDLPPHDSTRLFLIETLEAQVKALEGYQDESGLWHTLINDKSSYLEASAAAGFAYGILKAVRKGYLDSKYEAMAVKAIKAVLANISDDGELQQVSFGTPVFDDLQGYRDIPLTSMPYGQSMAILALVEYMNRYI; encoded by the coding sequence ATGGTTGCTACAGTAGAAGGTATTGCGCGCACCGAGTTGACGCGCACCATTGATAAGCTGATTGATAATCTGGTTAACATTAAAGACACCAGCGGTGAATTCCTGCTGCGTTTGGATGATGGCCGCGTGATTGATACCAAAGGTTGGAATGACTGGGAGTGGACCCACGGTGTGGGCCTCTACGGTTTGTTAAAGCTGTGGGATATTACCGGCGACGAAAAACCGCTACACATCATGCAGGACTGGTTTAAAAATCGTTTTGAAGCGGGCACGCCTACTAAAAACGTTAATACCGTTTCTCCCTTCCTCACCCTCGCCTATTTGGCCGAGCGTTTGGGCACCCGCAGCTACCTGCCCTATTTGGATGTCTGGGCTGAGTGGGTAATGAATGAAATGCCGCGCACTGAAGAAGGCGGTTTGCAACACATAGTGTTTAACTCGGTGAACTACCAACAAATTTGGGATGACACCTTAATGATGTGTGTGCTCCCGCTCGCCAAAATCGGTTTGCTCATGAATCGCCCGGCCTATGTCGAAGAAGCCAAACGTCAGTTTATGTTGCACACCAAATATCTGGCAGATCGCAAAACCGGTTTGTGGTTTCACGGTTGGACCTTTGATGGTCGCCACAATTTTGCCGATGCACTCTGGGCGCGCGGCAACTGCTGGGTAACTATTGCGATTCCGGAATTTATTGAACTGCTGGATTTACCACCACACGACAGCACCCGGTTATTTTTAATTGAAACCCTGGAAGCGCAAGTAAAAGCGCTGGAGGGTTATCAAGATGAAAGCGGCTTGTGGCATACGCTGATTAATGACAAATCTTCCTACCTGGAAGCCTCTGCCGCCGCTGGTTTTGCCTACGGTATTTTGAAAGCGGTGCGCAAAGGTTATTTGGATTCCAAATACGAAGCCATGGCCGTTAAAGCGATTAAAGCAGTGCTCGCCAACATTAGCGACGACGGCGAATTACAACAGGTTTCGTTTGGTACACCGGTATTTGATGACCTGCAAGGCTATCGCGATATTCCATTGACCTCCATGCCTTACGGCCAATCCATGGCGATTTTGGCGCTGGTGGAATATATGAATCGCTATATTTAA
- a CDS encoding MFS transporter, translating into MTIREIKTRNYVAYGLTDVLGAGSMAVISGWLIFFYTTFCGLSAIQAASIFAIARIIDAVASPLIGHISDNLNKTKLGRRFGRRRIFLLAAIPLLPSFALMWVADQHYWYYLFTFVFFELVYASVLIPYETLAAEMTDDYAKKAKFAGARILTGQVSAIFAGILPNWIVNYVGGKENSDTFLIMGIIFALAFMLVITVTYLFTWERAPVVEAEEPDKPKTSAFNALKMVFVNLSSTLRIRAFRLHLGMYLGGYISQDIFNAAFTYFIVFALGGSVAIASSLIANTYIAQLLAVALAIALVIRIGPSYTYRLAVSFYIAGIVALLILFLTFSELPPLYLLLGAVVLAGLGRGALNYIPWNVYNYIADVDQIVTAKRREGSFAGVMTFIRKAAQAVAVMFVGIVIEWGGFMSGSETQTTEAINTIVLVMVIGPILLLLFGFFVASRFKLNKDTHELLMNEIAHLKSGATEPSSAQSRAVVEDLSGWPYEKLWGKNNVGK; encoded by the coding sequence ATGACTATACGCGAAATAAAAACCCGAAATTATGTGGCTTATGGCCTCACCGATGTACTGGGTGCCGGTTCCATGGCGGTTATCAGTGGCTGGTTAATTTTTTTCTACACCACCTTTTGTGGTTTATCGGCGATACAAGCCGCCTCTATTTTTGCGATCGCGCGTATTATCGACGCCGTTGCCAGTCCGTTGATTGGCCATATTTCCGACAATTTAAATAAAACCAAACTCGGCCGTCGCTTTGGCCGTCGCCGCATTTTTTTATTAGCGGCTATTCCTTTATTGCCCAGCTTCGCCCTTATGTGGGTTGCCGATCAGCACTATTGGTATTACCTCTTCACTTTTGTATTTTTTGAATTGGTTTATGCCTCGGTATTAATTCCCTACGAAACCCTTGCTGCCGAAATGACCGACGACTACGCAAAAAAAGCCAAATTTGCCGGGGCGCGAATTTTAACCGGGCAAGTGTCTGCCATTTTTGCCGGCATTTTGCCCAACTGGATTGTTAACTATGTAGGTGGCAAAGAAAATTCAGATACTTTCCTGATTATGGGAATTATTTTTGCGCTGGCATTTATGCTGGTCATTACCGTAACCTATTTATTTACTTGGGAGCGCGCACCGGTAGTAGAAGCAGAAGAGCCTGACAAACCCAAAACCTCCGCGTTTAATGCACTCAAAATGGTATTTGTGAACCTATCCTCCACGTTACGGATTCGCGCCTTCCGCTTGCATTTGGGCATGTATTTGGGTGGTTATATTAGCCAGGATATTTTTAACGCGGCCTTCACTTATTTTATTGTGTTTGCATTAGGTGGTTCGGTGGCGATTGCTTCATCGCTTATCGCCAATACTTACATTGCACAATTGCTTGCCGTTGCGTTGGCGATTGCACTGGTCATTCGCATAGGCCCGTCCTATACCTATCGCTTAGCGGTATCGTTTTATATCGCCGGGATTGTTGCGCTACTGATTTTGTTTTTAACCTTCAGTGAATTGCCACCGCTGTATTTATTACTCGGTGCGGTAGTGCTGGCTGGTTTGGGGCGCGGCGCACTCAACTATATTCCCTGGAACGTGTACAACTATATTGCCGACGTGGATCAAATTGTTACTGCCAAACGCCGCGAAGGTAGTTTTGCCGGGGTGATGACCTTTATCCGCAAAGCAGCGCAAGCCGTGGCGGTGATGTTTGTGGGCATAGTGATTGAATGGGGTGGCTTTATGTCGGGCAGTGAAACCCAGACTACCGAGGCAATTAATACCATCGTACTGGTCATGGTAATTGGCCCGATTCTGTTATTACTCTTCGGATTTTTTGTGGCGAGCCGTTTTAAATTAAATAAAGACACCCACGAATTGTTAATGAACGAAATCGCTCATTTAAAATCTGGCGCCACCGAACCTTCC
- a CDS encoding rhamnogalacturonan lyase — MHFLTTNTAFNRLKLVSAPVVLALAVVGCSEQTAETVQSTVISSSVADVETQVGAATNSQQVARQMEALDRGLIAVPAAEGVLVSWRKMHEDAADFAVDVYRDGNKVSSVAITERSNFLDTEGKAGASYELRAGEQVIATARAWDQPYLNISITPPADDKTPDGQIYSYTANDASVGDLDGDGRYEIVLKWDPNNSKDNAFGGYTGVTYLDAYTLEGKQLWRINLGKNIRSGAHYTQFMVYDFDGDGRAEIALKTADGTTDGEGTIIGDDKADWVSHGGELEVSDRTGSVVTPEGKYMGQLVGRVLTGPEYFSVFEGATGKVLDTVPYIPQRAPGNNNPTAEQMKAVWGDGYGNRSERYLAGVAYLDGARPSVIMARGYYARSVVAAYDFREGKISTRWVFDSAAHDVPEGFSGQGNHQLSVADIDSDGKDEIIYGAMAIDHDGSPKWTTRFGHGDALHVSDLNLENPGLEVFGVYESPRSNGGIGSALINAADGKVLWSKPTEKDNGRGLAADIDPRHPGAENWALNAPELFNAKGEVAAPARPKQVNFAIWWDGDLLRELLDGTTIYKWDWNNNTSVPLLVTEGTSSNNGTKANPALSADLFGDWREELILRAADNQSLRIYSTNIPTDIGLTTLMQDPQYRVAIAWQNTAYNQPPHPSFYVGEDMKSPVKTSKQD, encoded by the coding sequence ATGCATTTTTTAACCACTAATACTGCTTTCAATAGACTAAAGCTGGTTTCAGCGCCTGTGGTATTGGCACTGGCTGTAGTTGGCTGCTCAGAGCAAACGGCTGAAACAGTGCAATCTACAGTGATCAGTTCATCTGTTGCTGATGTAGAGACACAAGTTGGGGCGGCTACAAATTCCCAGCAAGTTGCGCGGCAAATGGAAGCGCTGGATCGCGGTTTGATCGCCGTGCCCGCTGCAGAAGGAGTGTTGGTTAGCTGGAGAAAAATGCACGAGGACGCAGCAGACTTTGCGGTGGATGTGTATCGCGATGGTAATAAAGTTTCTTCTGTGGCTATCACTGAACGCAGTAATTTTTTGGATACAGAAGGCAAGGCCGGTGCAAGTTATGAATTACGTGCCGGTGAACAAGTTATTGCCACTGCACGTGCATGGGATCAACCCTATCTTAATATTTCAATTACACCACCGGCCGATGATAAAACCCCCGATGGTCAGATTTATTCCTACACCGCCAATGACGCGAGTGTAGGGGATTTAGATGGCGATGGCCGTTACGAAATTGTATTGAAGTGGGACCCAAATAATTCTAAAGATAACGCCTTTGGTGGTTATACAGGTGTTACCTATTTGGATGCCTATACGCTGGAGGGAAAACAACTCTGGCGAATTAATTTAGGTAAAAATATTCGCTCAGGTGCGCATTACACCCAATTTATGGTGTACGACTTTGACGGCGATGGTCGCGCTGAAATCGCCCTGAAAACCGCAGATGGCACAACCGATGGTGAGGGAACAATCATCGGTGACGACAAGGCGGATTGGGTGAGTCATGGTGGCGAATTGGAGGTAAGTGATCGCACCGGTTCTGTAGTAACACCGGAAGGAAAATATATGGGGCAATTAGTCGGCCGCGTATTAACCGGGCCGGAATATTTTTCCGTATTTGAAGGCGCAACCGGAAAAGTATTGGATACCGTGCCCTATATTCCCCAGCGTGCACCGGGCAATAACAATCCAACCGCCGAGCAAATGAAAGCTGTATGGGGCGATGGTTACGGCAATCGCTCCGAGCGTTATTTAGCGGGTGTCGCCTATTTGGATGGTGCGCGCCCGAGTGTCATTATGGCGCGCGGTTATTACGCTCGCAGCGTAGTCGCCGCCTACGATTTCCGCGAGGGGAAAATCTCCACGCGCTGGGTTTTTGATTCTGCAGCACATGACGTTCCCGAAGGTTTTAGCGGGCAGGGCAATCATCAATTATCCGTTGCTGATATCGACAGCGATGGTAAAGACGAAATTATTTACGGCGCTATGGCTATTGATCACGATGGCTCGCCTAAATGGACAACCAGGTTTGGCCACGGCGATGCACTGCATGTATCAGATTTGAATTTGGAAAATCCCGGTTTGGAGGTGTTTGGTGTGTATGAATCCCCGCGCAGTAATGGCGGTATAGGTTCTGCGCTAATCAACGCCGCTGACGGGAAAGTGTTGTGGAGTAAACCTACTGAAAAAGATAACGGCCGCGGTTTGGCGGCAGATATAGATCCGCGTCACCCAGGTGCAGAAAACTGGGCACTCAATGCACCGGAATTATTTAATGCCAAAGGCGAAGTTGCGGCACCCGCGCGACCAAAACAGGTGAATTTTGCCATTTGGTGGGACGGCGATTTGCTGCGTGAATTATTGGATGGCACAACCATTTATAAATGGGATTGGAACAATAATACCAGTGTGCCGCTTTTAGTCACCGAAGGTACTAGCTCCAACAACGGCACCAAAGCTAATCCGGCCCTGTCGGCTGATTTGTTCGGCGATTGGCGTGAGGAATTAATCTTGCGTGCGGCGGACAATCAATCCCTGCGTATTTATTCCACCAACATTCCGACAGACATCGGCCTGACAACCTTGATGCAAGATCCGCAATACCGCGTTGCAATTGCCTGGCAAAACACCGCCTACAACCAACCGCCACATCCGAGCTTTTATGTGGGTGAGGATATGAAGTCGCCTGTAAAAACCAGTAAACAAGACTAA
- a CDS encoding GDSL-type esterase/lipase family protein — MKINNLTRCILQRGLWFFFLLISAGACADDSAPNKTSKTKIFIAGDSTAATYSQPDQQGWGALLGDYVDATKAEVINRARGGRSSRTFIAEGLWQALIDEVSAGDIVIIQFGHNDASPINDTTRARGTLPGIGTEAITINNLLTQQQETVYTFGHYIRKMVNDVRAKNATPILMSLTQRNVWQAGKLERNGSYGRWAYELALELNTHFVDMNNLVADKLEALGEEKTAALYPKDHTHFNPQGAQLHVETALAAFKGLRPLLSNKRLSDELLFNGLLNEKGAAVAADEMTWLRLPMPANNNLRSVFLIGDSTVRNGGGIGGNGEWGWGDFLQPHLNSKKINVVNRAVGGLSSRTFYTGGYWQRTLNMMRPGDVLVMQFGHNDNAPINDNSRARGTLKGVADNYEQIENQLTGKPETVYSYGGYLRKFIGEARARGIITVVCSPVPRKIWEGKKIARSPDSYPDWARQVALQSGSAFIDLNTVIAAEYEQLGAKKVDALFADKHTHTSKAGAELNAGFVAAELKPLLGL; from the coding sequence ATGAAAATAAATAATCTAACGCGCTGTATTTTACAGCGCGGCTTGTGGTTCTTTTTCTTGTTAATCAGCGCTGGAGCCTGCGCGGATGACAGTGCGCCTAATAAAACGAGTAAAACGAAAATTTTTATCGCCGGTGACTCCACAGCAGCGACTTACAGTCAACCCGATCAGCAAGGCTGGGGCGCGCTATTGGGTGATTATGTGGATGCCACTAAAGCGGAAGTGATTAATCGTGCACGCGGCGGCCGTAGTAGTCGCACATTTATCGCGGAAGGCTTGTGGCAAGCCTTAATCGATGAAGTCTCTGCAGGCGATATAGTCATCATCCAATTTGGCCATAACGATGCCAGCCCGATAAATGATACAACCCGTGCACGCGGCACCTTGCCGGGTATAGGCACAGAAGCTATCACCATTAATAACCTGCTCACCCAACAGCAGGAAACGGTTTACACCTTCGGCCACTACATCCGCAAGATGGTGAATGACGTGCGCGCAAAAAATGCCACGCCGATTTTAATGTCGCTCACCCAGCGCAATGTATGGCAAGCCGGAAAACTGGAGCGAAATGGCAGCTACGGGCGCTGGGCTTATGAATTGGCATTAGAGCTGAATACGCATTTTGTGGATATGAATAATCTCGTGGCCGATAAGTTGGAAGCGCTGGGCGAAGAAAAAACTGCCGCACTTTATCCAAAAGATCACACTCACTTTAACCCGCAGGGTGCGCAGCTTCATGTGGAAACAGCACTAGCCGCCTTTAAAGGTTTGCGCCCCTTATTATCTAATAAACGCTTATCTGATGAACTGTTATTTAATGGTCTGCTCAATGAAAAAGGTGCGGCGGTTGCTGCCGACGAAATGACCTGGCTGCGCTTGCCAATGCCTGCCAACAATAATTTGCGTTCGGTCTTTTTAATTGGCGATTCAACCGTGCGCAACGGCGGTGGTATTGGCGGCAATGGCGAATGGGGTTGGGGCGATTTTTTGCAACCGCATTTAAACAGTAAAAAAATCAATGTAGTAAACCGCGCGGTAGGCGGATTGAGCAGCCGTACTTTTTATACTGGCGGTTACTGGCAGCGCACCTTAAATATGATGCGCCCTGGCGATGTATTGGTGATGCAATTTGGTCACAACGATAACGCTCCTATTAACGACAACAGCCGTGCGCGCGGTACGCTCAAAGGTGTTGCCGACAACTATGAACAAATAGAGAACCAACTGACTGGAAAGCCGGAAACCGTATACAGCTACGGTGGTTATTTGCGCAAATTTATTGGCGAAGCCCGTGCTCGCGGCATTATTACCGTGGTCTGCTCGCCGGTGCCGCGCAAAATATGGGAAGGTAAAAAAATCGCCCGCTCACCAGATTCCTATCCCGATTGGGCGCGTCAGGTGGCGCTACAAAGCGGTAGTGCATTTATCGATTTAAATACTGTTATCGCTGCTGAATATGAGCAATTAGGTGCGAAAAAAGTGGATGCCCTTTTTGCTGACAAACATACCCATACCAGCAAAGCTGGAGCGGAATTAAATGCAGGGTTTGTCGCCGCAGAATTAAAACCCTTGTTGGGTCTGTGA